A DNA window from Pleuronectes platessa chromosome 19, fPlePla1.1, whole genome shotgun sequence contains the following coding sequences:
- the LOC128425026 gene encoding AN1-type zinc finger protein 5, with protein sequence MAQETNQSPVPSLCATGCGFFGNPRTNGMCSVCHKEHLSRQNNGGLSSLSSMGSSSGSAEASAIQRLEATLNNAAAAAVAAAEEAAKAAAAAEAVAAEALSGASSALTMTQQMTEMSLSCEERGASGSRTELTEPVVSQPTVSSSGPSTAGSDESETPEPEKPKKKRCFMCRKKIGLTGFDCRCGNLFCGIHRYSDKHNCPYDYKAEAAAKIRKENPVCVADKIQRI encoded by the exons ATGGCCCAGGAGACCAATCAGAGCCCAGTTCCTAGCCTCTGTGCCACTGGCTGTGGTTTCTTTGGCAACCCCAGGACAAATGGCATGTGCTCTGTGTGCCACAAGGAACACCTGTCCAGACAGAACAATGGAGGACTCAGTTCTTTGAGCTCTATGG gcagcagcagtggctcagCTGAGGCGTCGGCCATCCAGAGGTTAGAGGCCACTTTGAACAATGCTGCAGCCGCCGCGGtcgctgcagcagaggaggcgGCCAAGGCAGCCGCCGCCGCTGAGGCTGTCGCCGCCGAGGCGCTCAG TGGGGCTTCGTCGGCCCTGACTATGACCCAGCAGATGACGGAGATGAGCCTCtcctgtgaggagagaggagcctcAGGGAGCAGGACAGAGCTCACAGAGCCAG TGGTGAGTCAACCCACAGTCTCATCCTCCGGCCCGTCCACTGCTGGCAGTGACGAGTCCGAAACCCCAGAGCCCGAGAAACCCAAGAAGAAACGCTGCTTCATGTGCCGTAAAAAGATCGGCCTCACAG GTTTCGATTGCCGCTGTGGGAATCTGTTTTGTGGAATTCACCGTTACTCCGACAAGCACAACTGCCCGTACGACTACAAAGCCGAAGCTGCCGCCAAGATCCGCAAAGAGAACCCCGTGTGCGTCGCTGACAAGATCCAGAGAATATGA